A single genomic interval of Nitrosomonadales bacterium harbors:
- a CDS encoding MotA/TolQ/ExbB proton channel family protein: MFAIVEAAGWPIWFLILASVIAVGLIAERLAYLRSNRIAPQTLLDEVVNELKQRGVSDSMLAKLAEGSPLGRIFSAGLKNIKSSPEVMKESIEEAGRAVTHDLERFLTTLGTIATISPLLGLFGTVVGMIEIFGSQTATGNSPATLAHGISVALYNTAFGLIVAVPSMIAYRHFRSQVDSLTIEMEQQAIKLVEIVHGQRKG, encoded by the coding sequence GTGTTCGCAATCGTTGAAGCGGCCGGCTGGCCGATTTGGTTTTTGATCCTTGCTTCCGTCATCGCCGTAGGTCTGATCGCAGAGAGGCTGGCATATCTGCGCAGCAACCGGATTGCACCACAAACCTTGCTGGACGAAGTAGTCAACGAACTCAAACAACGTGGCGTCAGCGACAGCATGCTGGCCAAACTGGCGGAAGGATCGCCGCTGGGACGCATTTTTTCGGCCGGCCTGAAGAACATCAAAAGCTCGCCCGAGGTGATGAAGGAGTCCATCGAAGAAGCAGGACGCGCCGTCACTCACGACTTGGAACGTTTCCTGACCACGCTGGGTACCATCGCCACCATCAGCCCGTTGCTGGGATTGTTCGGCACGGTGGTAGGCATGATCGAAATCTTCGGCTCACAAACCGCCACCGGGAATAGTCCCGCCACCCTGGCGCACGGCATCTCGGTCGCCTTGTATAACACGGCATTCGGGCTGATCGTCGCCGTGCCCAGCATGATTGCCTACCGCCATTTCCGTTCCCAGGTGGACAGCCTGACCATCGAAATGGAACAACAGGCTATCAAACTGGTAGAAATCGTACACGGCCAGCGCAAGGGTTAA
- a CDS encoding biopolymer transporter ExbD, translating into MNFQRGRSREEPEINLIPMIDVLLVILIFLMVTTSYAKFSELEINLPQAGGQASKTEERPVNVAVDASEHYAINNHGVSYTGVDALAASLKNAAGDQPDPTIVINADARTPHQAVVNVMEAARRAGYGRITFTTQNPPK; encoded by the coding sequence ATGAACTTCCAACGGGGGCGTAGCCGCGAAGAGCCGGAAATCAACCTAATCCCGATGATAGACGTGCTGCTGGTCATCCTGATCTTCCTGATGGTAACCACCAGCTATGCCAAATTTTCCGAACTGGAGATCAATCTGCCGCAAGCAGGCGGACAGGCCAGTAAAACGGAAGAGCGGCCGGTCAACGTGGCAGTGGATGCCTCCGAGCACTATGCCATCAACAATCATGGGGTCTCCTACACCGGCGTGGACGCATTGGCGGCATCGCTGAAAAATGCGGCGGGCGACCAACCCGATCCCACCATCGTCATCAACGCCGATGCCAGGACGCCACACCAGGCTGTCGTCAACGTGATGGAGGCTGCCCGCCGGGCGGGCTACGGACGCATCACCTTCACCACCCAGAATCCTCCCAAATAA
- a CDS encoding tetraacyldisaccharide 4'-kinase encodes MTGLERHWYRHTPLHLFLLPVSWLFHLFSALRRWLYRCRILDSHRLTVPVVVVGNISIGGTGKTPLTLALAQQLIELGWHPLIVSRGHGGIAQQHPVSPDSTAAQVGDEPLLMAQRNLCPVWVGIDRVATARAALHAHPQCDVILCDDGLQHYRLQRDFEIAVVDGERGFGNGWLIPAGPLREPAARLQTVDAVVVNGCTAAPGQYAMSLSGDRFYNLLDPDKTATAPEFSKLRCHAVAGIGHPQRYFRHLETLGFTFTPHPFPDHHPYVAAELDFADCDAILLTEKDAVKCAAFADETYWVLRVDARIDPALLEHLQRKIQTHGRQTA; translated from the coding sequence ATGACCGGCCTGGAACGCCACTGGTACCGACACACGCCGCTGCACCTGTTCCTGCTTCCCGTCAGCTGGTTGTTCCATTTATTCTCTGCTTTGCGCCGCTGGCTGTATCGTTGCCGCATCCTGGACAGCCACCGCCTGACCGTACCGGTCGTTGTGGTCGGCAATATCAGCATCGGCGGTACCGGGAAGACCCCCCTGACACTGGCACTGGCGCAACAACTCATCGAACTCGGCTGGCATCCGCTGATCGTCAGTCGCGGTCATGGTGGTATCGCACAGCAACATCCCGTATCGCCGGACAGCACCGCCGCGCAAGTCGGCGACGAGCCCCTGCTGATGGCGCAACGCAATCTCTGTCCGGTCTGGGTGGGCATTGATCGTGTCGCCACCGCGCGGGCAGCCTTGCATGCCCATCCGCAATGCGATGTCATATTGTGCGACGACGGTTTGCAGCATTACCGATTGCAGCGCGATTTCGAGATTGCGGTCGTCGATGGCGAGCGCGGCTTCGGCAATGGCTGGCTGATCCCTGCCGGGCCGCTGCGCGAACCGGCAGCACGCCTGCAGACGGTGGATGCCGTGGTCGTAAACGGCTGCACTGCCGCACCGGGCCAGTATGCCATGAGCCTGTCCGGGGACCGGTTCTACAATTTGCTCGATCCGGACAAGACTGCCACCGCCCCTGAATTCAGCAAGCTGCGTTGCCATGCCGTGGCAGGCATCGGACATCCGCAACGTTACTTCCGGCATCTGGAAACATTAGGGTTCACCTTTACGCCGCACCCCTTTCCCGACCATCATCCCTATGTTGCCGCCGAACTGGATTTCGCGGATTGCGACGCCATACTCCTCACCGAAAAAGATGCGGTAAAATGCGCCGCATTCGCCGATGAAACATACTGGGTATTGCGCGTGGATGCCCGAATCGATCCGGCCCTGCTCGAACACCTACAGAGAAAGATCCAAACCCATGGACGCCAAACTGCTTGA
- a CDS encoding Trm112 family protein — MDAKLLDILVCPLCKAPLVYRKAEQELICKADRLAFRIDDGIPVMLADEARKLTPEEIEAL, encoded by the coding sequence ATGGACGCCAAACTGCTTGATATCCTCGTCTGCCCGCTGTGCAAGGCCCCGCTGGTTTACCGGAAGGCCGAACAGGAACTGATCTGCAAGGCTGATCGCCTGGCCTTCAGGATCGACGACGGCATCCCGGTCATGCTGGCCGACGAAGCGCGCAAGCTCACCCCGGAAGAAATCGAAGCGCTCTGA
- the kdsB gene encoding 3-deoxy-manno-octulosonate cytidylyltransferase, whose amino-acid sequence MTGFHVVIPARHASTRLHGKPLLPIAGKPMVVRVAEQAASSGAQQIWIATDHHAIANVAHEHGFKACLTSETHTSGTDRIAEVVMQQGWPDDTIVVNVQGDEPLMPPALIRAVAEHLHSHPECAIATACHAIHDEASLRNPNIVKAVLDQHGNALYFSRAPIPYPRDAFARQQPLPADLPVLRHIGIYAYRAGFLRAFGQLAPTALEHFEALEQLRALHYGYRIGVVITEQAPPSGVDTEQDLHAARQLFDTQNRQRENQK is encoded by the coding sequence ATGACCGGTTTCCACGTCGTCATTCCGGCGCGCCACGCCTCGACCCGCCTGCACGGCAAGCCGCTTCTGCCGATTGCCGGGAAACCCATGGTGGTGAGGGTCGCGGAACAGGCGGCATCGAGCGGTGCACAACAGATATGGATCGCCACCGACCATCATGCAATCGCCAACGTGGCGCATGAGCACGGCTTCAAGGCCTGCCTGACCAGCGAGACACACACCAGCGGAACGGATCGCATCGCCGAAGTGGTGATGCAACAGGGCTGGCCGGACGACACCATCGTGGTCAACGTGCAAGGCGACGAACCGCTGATGCCACCCGCCTTGATCCGGGCCGTCGCTGAACATCTGCATTCCCATCCGGAATGCGCGATTGCCACCGCCTGCCACGCGATCCACGATGAGGCCTCGCTGCGCAATCCGAATATCGTCAAGGCGGTACTCGATCAGCACGGCAACGCGCTGTATTTCAGCCGCGCTCCGATACCCTATCCGCGCGATGCGTTTGCCCGCCAGCAACCGCTTCCGGCAGACCTTCCGGTGCTAAGACATATCGGCATATATGCTTACCGCGCAGGATTCTTGCGCGCCTTCGGACAACTCGCCCCGACCGCCCTGGAGCATTTCGAGGCACTGGAACAATTGCGTGCGCTGCATTATGGGTACAGAATCGGAGTTGTCATCACCGAGCAGGCTCCGCCAAGCGGCGTGGACACCGAACAGGATCTGCACGCTGCAAGGCAACTTTTCGACACACAAAACAGACAGAGGGAGAACCAGAAATGA
- the adk gene encoding adenylate kinase — protein sequence MKMILLGAPGAGKGTQANYIKEKYAIPQISTGDMLRAAIKAGTPLGIAAKKIMDAGGLISDDTIINLVKERITEPDCANGFLFDGFPRTIPQAQAMKDAGINIDFVVEIEVQDGEIIKRMSGRRVHLASGRTYHVIFNPPKVEGKDDITGEDLVQRPDDLENTVIKRLAVYHEQTRPLVEYYTEWEKSGDANAPKCINVPGIGSVENIRDQIFAALDGK from the coding sequence ATGAAGATGATACTACTGGGCGCACCGGGGGCAGGCAAAGGCACGCAAGCCAATTACATCAAGGAAAAATACGCTATCCCGCAGATCTCCACCGGCGACATGTTGCGCGCGGCAATCAAGGCCGGCACCCCGCTGGGCATCGCCGCAAAGAAAATCATGGACGCAGGCGGACTGATCTCCGACGACACCATCATCAACCTGGTCAAGGAACGCATCACGGAGCCTGATTGCGCCAATGGCTTCCTGTTCGACGGCTTCCCGCGCACCATTCCACAGGCTCAAGCCATGAAGGATGCCGGCATCAATATCGACTTCGTAGTGGAGATCGAAGTGCAGGACGGCGAAATCATCAAGCGCATGAGCGGTCGCCGCGTGCATCTGGCCTCGGGCCGCACTTATCATGTGATTTTCAACCCGCCCAAAGTGGAAGGTAAGGACGATATTACCGGCGAGGACTTGGTGCAGCGGCCCGACGATCTGGAAAATACCGTCATCAAACGCCTCGCCGTCTACCACGAGCAGACCCGACCACTGGTCGAGTACTACACAGAATGGGAAAAATCCGGTGATGCAAACGCCCCGAAGTGCATCAACGTGCCCGGCATCGGTAGCGTGGAAAACATACGCGACCAGATCTTCGCGGCACTGGACGGCAAATAG
- a CDS encoding heme-binding protein encodes MASKPVLTLEAAKRVAAAAETEAQNNGWRVTIAVVDDGGHLLYLQRNHDTQFGSVETAIFKARAAAAFQRPTKTSEEAVLSGRLIHLALPGVIPAEGGVPLILEGVAVGGLGISGVRSVQDGQIAAAGVAALARN; translated from the coding sequence ATGGCCAGCAAACCGGTCCTCACCCTGGAGGCCGCCAAACGTGTCGCTGCCGCTGCTGAAACCGAGGCGCAGAACAACGGCTGGCGCGTAACCATTGCCGTAGTGGATGACGGTGGCCACCTGCTGTATCTGCAACGCAACCATGACACCCAGTTTGGCAGTGTCGAAACGGCAATCTTCAAGGCACGTGCAGCAGCAGCCTTCCAGCGCCCAACCAAGACCTCCGAAGAGGCCGTCCTGAGCGGCCGTCTAATCCACCTCGCACTGCCCGGCGTGATCCCCGCCGAAGGCGGCGTGCCACTCATACTGGAAGGTGTTGCTGTCGGCGGACTGGGGATCAGCGGTGTACGCTCGGTTCAGGATGGTCAAATCGCGGCGGCAGGAGTTGCCGCACTCGCCAGAAACTGA
- a CDS encoding FprA family A-type flavoprotein, translating to MAVELFNNGKHLCLMFDDLVNDDNSAAVQANQFLIVDNGNGALLDPGGNMTYNGLLMAMHNYFPPKRLKYILASHADPDIIASVNKWMIHSECKVVISNLWTRFVPHFCSVGNVEGRVDGIPDEGMNLPLGESFIKAIPAHFMHSEGNFQFYDPISKILFTGDMGASIVSHTEADAPVEDFNAHLKYMEGFHKRYMISNKICRYWVNMVRQMDVEWIVPQHGKSFKGKKMVNQFLDWIEQLPCGVDLMTQDNYRIPP from the coding sequence ATGGCTGTCGAATTATTCAATAACGGCAAACACCTGTGCCTGATGTTCGACGATCTGGTGAATGATGATAACAGCGCGGCGGTTCAGGCGAACCAGTTCCTGATTGTGGATAACGGGAACGGAGCGTTGCTCGATCCAGGCGGCAATATGACCTATAACGGCCTGTTGATGGCGATGCACAATTATTTTCCTCCCAAGAGGCTGAAGTACATCTTGGCTTCGCATGCCGATCCGGACATCATCGCCTCGGTGAACAAGTGGATGATCCACTCGGAATGCAAGGTGGTCATTTCCAATTTGTGGACACGCTTTGTCCCGCATTTTTGTAGTGTGGGGAACGTAGAAGGACGGGTGGATGGCATCCCTGACGAGGGCATGAACCTGCCGCTCGGCGAATCTTTCATCAAAGCGATCCCAGCACACTTCATGCATTCTGAAGGGAATTTCCAGTTTTACGATCCGATCAGCAAGATCCTGTTTACGGGAGACATGGGCGCTTCCATCGTGTCGCATACGGAGGCGGATGCGCCGGTGGAGGATTTCAATGCGCACCTCAAATACATGGAAGGTTTCCACAAACGCTACATGATCTCCAACAAGATATGCCGCTACTGGGTGAACATGGTGCGCCAGATGGACGTGGAATGGATCGTGCCGCAACACGGCAAGTCGTTCAAGGGCAAGAAGATGGTGAACCAGTTCCTTGACTGGATCGAGCAACTGCCTTGCGGAGTGGATCTGATGACACAGGACAATTACCGCATCCCACCCTGA